The genomic stretch GAATCCAGGTAGCAGGCCGCCAGCCGGCCCAGACCGCCGTTGCCCAGACCCGGCTCCGGCTCGCAACCGAGCACCTCGTCCAGATCCTGGCCGAGTTCCTGCAGCGCCGCGCGCGCCTCGGCCTCGATCCCGAGGTTGAGCAGGTTCGCGCCCAACTGAGGACCCATCAGGAACTCGGCCGAGAGGTAGCAGGTGATCTTCCGGCTCAGGTCCAGCGACGTCTGCGTCGAGACCACCCGGTTGTCCTGCATGCGGTCCCGGACCGCGAGTGCCAGCGCCCGGTAGTAGTGGTCCGGGTTCAACGCGGCGGCCGGGCGGCCGACCGAGTACCGCAGGTGATCGACGATCCCGCGCCGCAGTGAATCGGCGTCCATCCCGGTGCGGCTGTGGCCGGGCGCTTCGGACGAGGAGGCAGCGGCGGTGGCTGCCGGCATCAAGTCGGTCACGGGCGGAGCGTGGCATCGGTGTGTGACAAGGGGGTGAACATGCGACGAAGCCTCGCTTCCGACGATCCAGTCAGCCGCTGACCGCAGTGGCTGGTCCTGCCCTCAGTCCAGCATGCCCGGCGGAACGCGGTCCGGCAGGTCCTGCTCCTGATCCGGGTGGTACTGCCACGGGAACAGCTTCCGCTTGCGGTCCACGGCGTACCGGGCCCGGCCCGAGGCATTGGTGGCGTACCAGACCGTGTGCACCGTCCACGGCAGCACGGGCATCCAGAACCGCGGCGGCACCGGATTCGTCGGCGTCGCCTCGCCCCACCGCACATCCGCGGCGATGTAGCCCTCACCGTCGTCGTAGGACAGGTGCGCCAGCGACGTCCCCGCCGCGTCCACGATCTGCGTCTCACCGAGCAGGATCGTCGGCCAGGGCACGCCGGGTGCGAACGGGGTGGACATCTTGATGTCCCCGACGTGCGACGGGTGCACGCATGGCACCCCGACCACCCGGGCCATCCGTCCCGGCGTCTCCCGGGCCAGTTCGACCATCGTGGCGTGCTCGCGCTGCCAGAACCACTTGTGCGTCACGCCCCACTGCGGGAACGACGGGAAGCACATGCCGCCGGCGACCAACCGCACCCGACCACGCAGCCGTGCCGCGGTCCGCGAGCGCAGCCACTCGAACCCGTTGGCCACCCCGATCGGCCCGAGGCCGGTGTCCGCGATGCCCATGTCGCGGCCCGGTGTGTAGTTGTTG from Sporichthyaceae bacterium encodes the following:
- a CDS encoding carbon-nitrogen hydrolase family protein; translation: MNATKRVCAVQLAVRIGDVPSNLRHIEDIVGQAAREHSPEMIFLPESANHPNIHGRVMRHVVEPINGPTLATYRALAAKHDCIVGGGYLATRGGDARGTYAVCEPDGAISFHDKDQPSMWENNNYTPGRDMGIADTGLGPIGVANGFEWLRSRTAARLRGRVRLVAGGMCFPSFPQWGVTHKWFWQREHATMVELARETPGRMARVVGVPCVHPSHVGDIKMSTPFAPGVPWPTILLGETQIVDAAGTSLAHLSYDDGEGYIAADVRWGEATPTNPVPPRFWMPVLPWTVHTVWYATNASGRARYAVDRKRKLFPWQYHPDQEQDLPDRVPPGMLD